A window of the Gossypium hirsutum isolate 1008001.06 chromosome A05, Gossypium_hirsutum_v2.1, whole genome shotgun sequence genome harbors these coding sequences:
- the LOC107962206 gene encoding cytochrome b-c1 complex subunit 8, with amino-acid sequence MGKQPVKMRAVVYALSPFQQKIMSGLWKDLPAKITHKVSENWISATLLLTPLVGTYTYVQNFKEKEKLEHRY; translated from the exons atgggGAAGCAGCCGGTGAAGATGAGGGCAGTGGTGTATGCTTTATCACCGTTCCAGCAGAAGATAATGAGTGGGCTATGGAAGGATCTGCCTGCCAAGATTACCCACAAGGTCTCTGAGAATTGGATCAGCGCTACTCTTCTTCTCACCCCTCTCGTCGGCACCTACAC GTATGtccaaaatttcaaagaaaaggagAAGCTGGAACATAGGTATTGA
- the LOC107962208 gene encoding 60S ribosomal protein L10, producing the protein MGRRPARCYRQIKNKPYPKSRYCRGVPDPKIRIYDVGMKKKGVDEFPFCVHLVSWEKENVSSEALEAARIACNKYMAKYAGKDAFLLRVRVHPFHVLRINKMLSCAGADRLQTGMRGAFGKPQGTCARVDIGQVLLSVRCKDSNSHHAQEALRRAKFKFPGRQKIIVSRKWGFTKYNRADYLKWKSENRIMPDGVNAKLLGCHGPLANRQPGRAFLKASS; encoded by the exons ATGGGGAGGA GACCTGCAAGGTGTTATCGCCAAATCAAGAACAAGCCATACCCAAAATCTCGATATTGCCGTGGTGTTCCGGATCCTAAGATCAGAATTTATGATGTTGGGATGAAGAAAAAAGGTGTTGACGAGTTCCCTTTCTGTGTCCATCTTGTCAGTTGGGAGAAAGAGAATGTCTCAAGTGAGGCATTGGAGGCTGCTCGCATTGCCTGCAACAAGTACATGGCCAAATATGCTGGGAAGGATGCGTTCCTTTTGAGGGTAAGGGTTCATCCCTTCCATGTTCTGCGGATCAACAAGATGCTTTCATGTGCTGGTGCTGATAGGCTTCAGACTGGAATGAGGGGTGCTTTTGGGAAGCCTCAGGGAACATGTGCAAGAGTTGACATTGGTCAAGTCCTGCTTTCAGTTCGTTGCAAGGACAGCAACAGCCACCATGCACAGGAGGCCCTCCGCCGTGCAAAGTTCAAGTTTCCCGGTCGTCAAAAGATTATTGTTAGCAGGAAGTG GGGATTCACCAAGTACAACCGCGCTGATTATCTGAAGTGGAAGTCTGAGAACAGGATTATGCCAGATGGTGTGAATGCAAAG CTTCTTGGATGCCATGGACCTTTGGCAAATCGTCAACCTGGGAGAGCTTTTCTGAAAGCATCATCTTAA
- the LOC107962207 gene encoding LOW QUALITY PROTEIN: putative pentatricopeptide repeat-containing protein At1g16830 (The sequence of the model RefSeq protein was modified relative to this genomic sequence to represent the inferred CDS: inserted 1 base in 1 codon) — MIWRCRWGFLPSTPATAIFTSFRLISVRLFSAPEVSSTDKSQAFSGEKKTLIINPQIVHSTLLKCPSNLIALSFFLWCAKQPNYFHDAQAFDCMVNVVSPLTKKYLTVRRIVGELENIGCVIKPQTFLLLLRIYWRSALYGMVFETFHEMAAFGFTPNTFARNVVMDVLYRIGHVDKAIKVLNDTHFPNFLTFNIALCNLCKLSDLSNISYVSRRMIQLGYYPNVKTFEMILNCFCKMGRLAEAYQVLGLMITLGASVSMNVWSILIDGLCRLHQPGLAYALFXKMLRTGCSPNLVIYTSLIKGFLDSRMVNSASSILNRMECDGYVPDLVLCNVLIDCLSKVGRYDDAFGIFLSLSDRNLVPDSYTFCSLLSNICLSRRFSLLPNIASGLAIEGDLMVCNSLLNYFCKAGYPLHAVQLYDYMLARGLTPDKYSFVGLLSGLCGAGRFDEAVNVYQALIRYYPGLDAHVHTVIVDRLIRVGKYHRAFRLFRRALEEKYPLDVVSYNFSIYGLFKSGRIYEASALYSQMKEVGVFPNAHTYNLVISGFCKGRDLKMVKQLMQEISKTEVELDHRTINSVIKLLFRSYPYPSALNQLIEMCKSGLIPDEAMYAQFSKGLASGINTGHAQQSLMRDQLLVDPSSSDDIPDVAASVG, encoded by the exons ATGATATGGAGATGCCGCTGGGGCTTCCTCCCTTCAACGCCAGCAACCGCTATCTTCACATCCTTTCGTTTGATATCAGTTCGCCTTTTTTCAGCACCAGAGGTAAGTTCAACTGATAAAAGTCAAGCATTTTCTGGTGAAAAAAAGACACTTATTATTAATCCTCAAATCGTTCACTCTACTCTACTCAAATGCCCTTCTAATTTGATTGCCTTGAGCTTTTTCTTATGGTGTGCTAAGCAACCCAATTATTTTCATGATGCTCAAGCGTTTGATTGTATGGTTAATGTTGTCTCCCCGTTAACCAAAAAGTATCTAACCGTGAGAAGAATTGTTGGGGAATTGGAAAATATTGGTTGTGTGATAAAGCCACAAACTTTCTTGCTTTTGTTGAGGATTTATTGGCGTAGTGCATTATATGGAATGGTTTTTGAGACTTTCCACGAAATGGCCGCTTTTGGTTTTACTCCTAATACATTTGCACGTAATGTGGTCATGGATGTTTTGTATAGAATTGGTCATGTTGATAAAGCTATCAAGGTTTTGAATGATACCCACTTTCCCAATTTCTTGACCTTTAATATTGCTTTGTGTAATTTATGCAAGTTGAGTGATTTGTCTAACATTTCATATGTTAGTAGAAGAATGATCCAGCTGGGATATTATCCAAATGTTAAGACATTTGAGATGATCTTGAATTGTTTCTGTAAAATGGGTAGGCTAGCAGAGGCATATCAAGTGTTGGGTTTGATGATTACGCTTGGAGCTTCTGTATCGATGAATGTTTGGAGTATATTGATTGATGGGCTTTGTCGGTTGCATCAACCTGGTTTGGCTTATGCTTTGT AAAAGATGCTTCGGACTGGTTGCTCACCTAATCTGGTGATTTACACTAGTTTGATCAAGGGATTCTTAGATTCCAGAATGGTCAATTctgcttctagcattctaaataGAATGGAATGTGATGGATATGTTCCTGACTTGGTTCTCTGTAATGTATTAATAGATTGTTTATCTAAGGTTGGGAGGTATGATGATGCATTTGGTATTTTTCTGAGCTTGTCTGACCGAAATCTGGTACCTGATTCTTATACATTTTGCTCTTTGTTATCCAACATATGTTTGTCCCGGAGGTTTTCTCTTTTACCCAATATAGCTAGTGGACTTGCAATAGAAGGGGACCTAATGGTCTGTAATTCCCTACTTAACTACTTTTGCAAGGCTGGCTATCCATTGCATGCTGTACAGTTATATGATTACATGCTTGCTAGAGGTTTAACACCTGACAAGTATAGTTTTGTTGGATTACTTAGCGGGCTATGTGGAGCAGGAAGATTTGATGAAGCTGTTAATGTTTATCAAGCATTAATACGGTATTACCCTGGTCTTGATGCTCATGTCCATACTGTTATCGTAGATAGGCTCATAAGAGTTGGTAAATATCACAGAGCCTTCAGATTGTTTAGGAGGGCACTTGAAGAGAAATACCCTCTAGATGTTGTATCATACAATTTTTCCATCTATGGACTTTTTAAGAGTGGAAGGATATATGAAGCCTCTGCACTGTACAGCCAGATGAAGGAAGTTGGTGTTTTTCCTAATGCACACACATATAATTTGGTCATCTCTGGTTTCTGTAAGGGAAGAGATCTCAAAATGGTCAAACAGTTGATGCAAGAAATCAGCAAGACAGAAGTTGAGTTGGACCATCGTACAATAAACAGTGTAATTAAACTGTTGTTCAGATCTTATCCATATCCTTCAGCCCTCAATCAATTAATTGAGATGTGTAAATCAGGTTTGATACCTGACGAGGCAATGTATGCACAATTCTCCAAGGGGCTTGCATCTGGAATAAATACTGGTCATGCTCAGCAGTCGCTTATGAGGGATCAACTATTGGTGGACCCATCTAGCTCTGATGATATTCCTGATGTGGCTGCTTCAGTGGGCTGA